One stretch of Caldisericum sp. DNA includes these proteins:
- a CDS encoding S8 family serine peptidase: MSKQKKLLALVLAVLMVLSFLRFVPVNVSASEAPKLSKEFTNEQLTTHDYVNVIVELKDDPVITYQIKAKGEATLLSFGRNLSVNDYEKLISQKQIELFRQIKEISPDAKLGYRYQYTYNGFALSVRGVDIEKISKLDLVRKIYPSRTYTIADDVSNSVIGANTVWEQIKDAKGNPVDGTGMVIAIIDTGVDYTHPDLGGGFGPNYKVIGGYDFGDKDPDPMDSNGHGTHVAGIAAADGKIKGVAPKAKILAYKIVAGGSNNASTENIIAGIERAVKDGANVANLSFGSGSLGTSDPEDPENKAFDTAADAGVLSSVAAGNQGARCQTKPYPLGAPSGARKVISVAASDDGVHPAINIVSPTVPEERKVILGNYADLSPAFPTDKEFEVVPCGYGRPSDFEGVDVKGKIALISRGPMGPNAIYFRDKDLNAKAAGAAGVIIYNNMPGLVSPTFNVSPGDEKKEYIPAIFVTQSDGLFIKDLINKGLKIKFNDVSKLGSIASFSSMGPAADFYFKPELAAPGVAIYSSIPGGSYASWNGTSMAAPHVAGAIALFKQVHSDFSSEDIKAALMNTAVVLKNYQNNEVITWLLQGSGRINIASAINTPAVIKPYDILMKVDSLAPVTLTIKNVSNADQTFSVTSEFTLGNPDGLTVNLTPSTIKIAKGQSASVNVTFTADETKLSKGPHEGLIWFDNGQTKLHVPFIIWNGDVEVPEKLYDVSASSNVLEIGKNTIDFTFAFGSGSVIPATEPNERPESSNIIDQVEIRVKDLNGNVLGTVYNRSLLFLGHYKFSWDGKDIYGNYFLKDGKYKWQIAVVESNNDQQNPVIEDTATVEGDFEVKNSPSNAFSLVLDKQVISQEETANALLKVSSNDAVSSINTVIYFNANLTKAENVALGGSIKQDDIDSYSLKADNLTGEIFVNIKFKQGRELKGAADLVAFTLRGKVPGATQVGFKESKLSDANGNAIVSLFLPAQLTVNKAENPWDINRDKKVDDTDLTLFKQSFGSEPKDSTYLPLADFNMDGIIDGKDLVILLSHFGETYP, encoded by the coding sequence ATGAGTAAGCAAAAGAAACTATTAGCGCTTGTGTTGGCAGTGCTTATGGTGCTTTCGTTCCTGCGGTTTGTTCCAGTAAATGTTTCTGCAAGTGAAGCACCGAAACTGTCAAAAGAGTTCACAAATGAACAGCTAACCACTCACGACTATGTAAATGTTATCGTTGAGTTAAAGGATGATCCAGTTATCACCTATCAAATCAAGGCAAAAGGTGAAGCAACACTTCTTTCGTTTGGCAGAAACTTATCGGTTAATGACTATGAAAAATTGATCTCTCAAAAGCAGATCGAGCTTTTTAGGCAGATTAAGGAGATCTCGCCTGATGCAAAACTTGGCTACAGGTACCAATATACCTACAATGGCTTTGCACTTTCCGTAAGAGGCGTTGACATTGAAAAAATCTCAAAACTTGACCTTGTAAGAAAGATCTACCCAAGCAGGACATATACGATAGCAGATGATGTAAGCAACTCCGTTATTGGTGCGAATACTGTCTGGGAACAAATAAAGGATGCTAAAGGCAACCCCGTTGACGGGACTGGTATGGTTATAGCAATTATAGATACTGGTGTTGATTATACCCATCCAGATTTAGGTGGTGGATTTGGCCCAAATTATAAGGTAATTGGCGGATACGACTTTGGCGATAAAGACCCTGATCCAATGGATAGCAATGGTCATGGAACCCATGTTGCAGGCATTGCAGCAGCAGATGGAAAAATAAAAGGCGTTGCTCCTAAAGCAAAAATTCTTGCATATAAAATTGTTGCAGGTGGAAGCAACAATGCTTCAACGGAAAACATAATAGCAGGTATTGAAAGGGCAGTAAAAGATGGAGCAAATGTTGCAAACCTTTCATTCGGTTCTGGAAGCCTTGGAACATCTGACCCTGAAGATCCTGAAAACAAAGCTTTCGATACGGCAGCAGATGCTGGTGTTCTTTCTTCTGTTGCAGCAGGTAACCAGGGTGCAAGATGTCAGACAAAACCATATCCGTTAGGTGCACCATCTGGTGCAAGAAAAGTTATTTCTGTTGCAGCATCCGATGATGGTGTACACCCTGCAATAAACATAGTATCCCCTACCGTTCCAGAAGAACGTAAGGTTATTCTCGGAAATTATGCAGACCTTTCTCCTGCATTTCCAACCGATAAGGAGTTTGAGGTTGTTCCTTGTGGGTATGGAAGACCTTCTGACTTTGAGGGAGTGGATGTAAAAGGTAAAATTGCGCTTATCTCTCGTGGACCCATGGGTCCAAATGCTATTTACTTCAGAGATAAGGATCTCAATGCAAAGGCTGCAGGTGCAGCAGGTGTTATAATCTACAACAATATGCCAGGGCTTGTTTCTCCTACATTTAATGTTTCACCAGGTGACGAAAAGAAAGAATATATTCCAGCAATATTTGTTACTCAAAGTGACGGTCTTTTTATTAAAGATCTTATAAACAAAGGATTAAAGATTAAATTTAATGATGTTTCAAAACTCGGTTCCATTGCATCGTTTAGTTCAATGGGTCCTGCAGCAGACTTTTACTTCAAGCCAGAACTTGCAGCGCCTGGCGTTGCAATATACTCTTCAATTCCTGGTGGAAGTTATGCAAGTTGGAACGGAACATCAATGGCTGCGCCACATGTTGCAGGTGCGATTGCGCTATTCAAACAAGTTCATTCAGATTTCTCATCAGAAGATATAAAAGCAGCTTTAATGAATACGGCAGTTGTCCTTAAGAATTACCAGAATAACGAAGTGATAACATGGCTTCTTCAAGGATCAGGAAGGATTAATATCGCAAGTGCAATTAATACGCCTGCAGTCATTAAACCTTATGATATTTTAATGAAAGTAGATTCTCTTGCCCCCGTTACATTAACGATTAAAAATGTTAGTAATGCTGACCAAACTTTCTCTGTAACTTCTGAATTTACCCTGGGTAACCCCGATGGATTAACTGTCAATTTGACACCATCCACGATTAAAATTGCAAAGGGTCAATCTGCTTCTGTCAATGTTACATTTACTGCAGATGAGACAAAACTCTCAAAAGGACCGCACGAGGGATTGATCTGGTTTGATAATGGACAGACAAAACTCCATGTGCCATTCATTATTTGGAATGGTGATGTTGAAGTGCCCGAAAAACTCTACGATGTAAGCGCTTCTTCAAATGTGCTTGAAATAGGCAAGAACACAATTGATTTTACTTTTGCCTTTGGCTCAGGTTCAGTAATACCAGCAACCGAACCTAATGAAAGACCAGAGAGTTCGAATATTATAGACCAGGTTGAAATAAGAGTTAAAGATCTCAACGGCAATGTGCTTGGAACCGTCTATAACCGCTCATTACTATTTCTTGGGCATTATAAATTCTCCTGGGATGGAAAGGATATCTATGGTAATTATTTCTTGAAAGATGGGAAATACAAATGGCAGATTGCTGTTGTTGAATCGAACAATGACCAGCAGAACCCTGTTATCGAAGATACCGCAACTGTAGAAGGGGATTTTGAAGTTAAAAATTCGCCATCAAATGCATTCTCACTTGTTTTAGATAAGCAGGTGATTTCTCAGGAAGAAACTGCAAATGCTTTACTTAAGGTTTCATCTAATGACGCAGTCTCTTCTATTAATACAGTCATTTACTTTAACGCAAATCTTACAAAGGCAGAAAATGTTGCACTTGGAGGTAGCATAAAGCAAGATGATATTGACTCTTACTCACTTAAAGCTGACAATCTTACGGGTGAAATATTCGTGAACATAAAATTCAAACAGGGTCGTGAGTTAAAAGGGGCAGCAGATCTTGTTGCATTTACTTTAAGAGGAAAAGTGCCAGGTGCAACTCAAGTTGGCTTTAAGGAATCGAAGTTGTCTGATGCAAACGGCAATGCTATTGTTTCTCTCTTCTTGCCTGCACAGCTTACTGTTAACAAAGCAGAAAATCCATGGGATATCAATAGAGACAAAAAGGTTGACGATACAGACCTGACGCTCTTTAAACAGTCATTTGGAAGTGAACCCAAAGATTCTACCTACCTTCCACTTGCCGACTTTAACATGGATGGAATTATCGATGGAAAAGACCTGGTAATTTTGCTTTCTCACTTTGGTGAGACATACCCATAG
- a CDS encoding SMP-30/gluconolactonase/LRE family protein: MKRIISLLICLALILGSATFTSNISADTKPLYQVGVVGVMPDDYIGAFALHTANTYESDYKSDLAFPMQGMAFTPDGNLVVLDTSYGRVHILDKNLYNILTFGDLGYGEGKLQYPADVAVDKDGNFYIADFFNNYFAKFDKNGKWIFNAGKEGSDNGQFNGPSGIAVDSLGNVYVSDQLNGRIQVFDTNGNFKSVLQTDVTTPGGMCVDASNNLYVVDMRSCVVYKLDSTGKTLMKFGSAGTNDGQFVYPFDVSVDKQGNIYVLDRGLATKNHACVQKFDPTGKFLLKFGDNATKLPQPNGTFLTPGGFAVDDSGNVFVIDSGYFYSPGNPFGYPVGIRLTQFDSEGNFVRKVDFDEYKEGRLVNPWAACEDSKGNIWVTSWTNFNDVGEVDVFTSSGKFIKAIKGISDKEPFKAIGGIASDHKGSIYVGLGDYIAKFDENFNFVTKIGAGKVSNVFGIAVDSQGNVWAASNGTQTVVGFKSDGTFIGQFSPAHAPVGLYVDKNGNFYVTTTDDNKVYVYDANQKLKGSFGGAGRSKGKLYIPYGVIVDDSGNIIVSDTENGRLQAFKGDTFELLWSTEREFYEPAMLSFTSDGKILVTDCFHNVVRILSFTAPQVPKFDFIVRSAVSDVKVKAGDTLNFNIVIKNIGSSDDSYTVKVENNLPSNWTFKIDTNNISVKSNDFVLLPVSVSVPGTAGSEEGGTVNLTFTSVGAPNVSKSITISIFTPEVPPVKVTFVGDKVPLDKEGTIDLSIDKIDDLYGMAITISYDSAKLKVSKVEPVFNLGNNAVFLENHDKAGTIIVGYSLSGKASGVSASGSLIRITFVGVQEGDTQITPTDVTFYNSKIGVIKSEANPATITVYNPAPPTLTVDFADGITVKESSFYFTGKTDPGCVVTINNTKITVASDGSFSYSVILGEGANTITIVSTNKYGISNKLTRTVYLKTSTVIVLKIGSSTFTVNGTEKTLDSPPIIKNGRTLVPIRAIVEEIGGSISWDGNEKKVTIVVKDTTIELWIGKPQAKVNGVTKWIDDTNHKVMPEIISGRTMLPLRFVTENLGAKVEWDGTTKTITITYPAP; the protein is encoded by the coding sequence ATGAAGAGGATTATTTCTCTTTTAATTTGCCTTGCACTAATTTTAGGTAGTGCAACATTTACTTCAAACATTTCTGCCGATACCAAGCCTTTGTATCAGGTTGGTGTTGTAGGTGTTATGCCTGATGACTATATAGGCGCCTTTGCCCTCCACACCGCAAATACCTATGAAAGTGACTACAAGAGCGATTTAGCTTTCCCTATGCAGGGTATGGCATTTACTCCCGATGGTAATCTCGTTGTTCTCGATACAAGTTACGGAAGGGTCCATATCTTAGATAAGAATCTTTACAATATTTTAACATTTGGAGATTTAGGATATGGTGAAGGAAAACTCCAGTATCCTGCTGATGTTGCAGTTGACAAGGACGGAAATTTCTATATTGCAGATTTCTTCAATAACTATTTTGCAAAGTTCGATAAAAATGGGAAATGGATTTTTAATGCTGGGAAAGAAGGTTCTGACAACGGGCAGTTCAATGGGCCCTCTGGAATTGCAGTTGATTCTCTTGGAAATGTTTATGTTTCTGACCAGTTAAACGGCAGAATTCAAGTTTTTGATACAAACGGAAATTTCAAATCAGTTCTTCAAACTGATGTTACAACTCCAGGCGGAATGTGTGTTGATGCATCAAATAATCTATACGTTGTTGATATGCGCTCCTGTGTTGTATACAAACTTGATAGCACAGGCAAAACACTTATGAAATTTGGAAGTGCTGGAACTAATGACGGTCAATTTGTTTATCCTTTTGATGTATCCGTTGACAAGCAAGGGAATATTTATGTTCTTGATAGAGGTCTTGCGACAAAGAATCATGCTTGTGTTCAAAAATTTGACCCAACAGGCAAGTTCTTGTTAAAGTTCGGCGATAACGCAACTAAACTTCCTCAACCAAATGGCACTTTCTTAACCCCCGGTGGTTTTGCAGTTGATGATAGCGGTAATGTTTTTGTAATCGATTCAGGTTATTTCTACAGCCCTGGGAATCCTTTTGGATATCCTGTAGGTATAAGACTTACCCAATTTGATTCAGAAGGTAATTTCGTAAGGAAGGTTGATTTTGACGAGTATAAAGAAGGAAGGCTTGTAAACCCGTGGGCTGCCTGCGAGGACTCTAAAGGGAATATCTGGGTTACAAGTTGGACTAACTTTAACGATGTTGGAGAGGTTGATGTTTTTACCTCATCTGGAAAGTTCATCAAAGCAATAAAAGGTATAAGCGATAAAGAACCATTTAAGGCTATTGGTGGCATTGCTTCTGACCACAAAGGAAGCATTTATGTTGGTCTTGGTGACTACATTGCAAAGTTTGATGAAAACTTCAATTTTGTTACAAAAATTGGCGCAGGAAAGGTTTCAAATGTCTTTGGCATAGCTGTTGATTCGCAGGGGAATGTTTGGGCAGCAAGCAATGGAACTCAAACAGTGGTTGGCTTTAAATCTGACGGGACTTTCATAGGACAGTTCTCGCCTGCACATGCCCCTGTAGGGCTTTATGTGGATAAGAACGGCAATTTCTATGTTACAACAACCGATGATAACAAAGTTTATGTTTACGATGCAAATCAAAAACTTAAGGGATCTTTTGGTGGTGCAGGAAGATCTAAGGGCAAGCTATACATTCCTTATGGCGTGATAGTGGATGACTCTGGAAATATTATCGTCTCCGATACTGAAAATGGAAGACTCCAAGCCTTTAAGGGAGATACCTTCGAACTTCTTTGGTCAACAGAGAGGGAATTCTACGAACCTGCAATGCTTAGTTTTACAAGCGATGGAAAAATACTTGTTACAGATTGCTTCCATAATGTTGTAAGAATCCTTTCATTTACGGCTCCTCAGGTTCCTAAGTTTGACTTTATTGTTAGAAGTGCTGTTTCTGATGTTAAAGTTAAAGCAGGAGATACCTTGAATTTCAATATCGTCATTAAGAATATCGGAAGTTCGGACGATTCTTATACTGTTAAAGTAGAAAACAACCTACCATCAAATTGGACATTCAAGATTGATACGAATAATATTTCTGTAAAATCAAATGATTTCGTATTGTTGCCAGTTTCGGTAAGTGTCCCGGGGACTGCAGGTTCTGAGGAAGGTGGTACTGTTAATCTCACATTTACTTCTGTAGGTGCACCTAATGTCTCCAAATCTATTACGATTTCAATCTTTACTCCTGAAGTGCCTCCTGTAAAAGTAACTTTTGTTGGTGATAAAGTGCCACTTGACAAAGAAGGCACAATTGACCTATCTATTGATAAGATTGACGATCTTTACGGAATGGCAATAACAATTTCATACGACAGTGCAAAACTTAAAGTCTCAAAAGTTGAACCTGTTTTTAACCTTGGAAATAATGCCGTCTTCCTCGAAAATCATGATAAGGCTGGTACTATTATTGTTGGTTATTCACTTTCTGGAAAGGCAAGCGGAGTGTCTGCTTCTGGTAGTTTAATAAGGATTACATTCGTTGGTGTTCAAGAAGGTGACACCCAGATTACCCCAACAGATGTTACTTTCTACAACAGCAAGATTGGCGTTATAAAGTCAGAAGCAAATCCCGCAACTATAACAGTATACAATCCTGCTCCGCCTACGCTTACGGTAGACTTTGCAGATGGCATAACTGTTAAGGAATCTAGTTTCTACTTCACAGGTAAGACAGATCCTGGGTGTGTTGTGACAATCAACAATACGAAGATTACTGTAGCAAGCGATGGAAGTTTCTCTTACAGTGTAATTTTGGGAGAGGGAGCAAATACAATAACGATTGTTTCAACCAACAAGTATGGCATTTCTAATAAACTTACAAGAACCGTTTATCTAAAGACATCAACAGTAATCGTCTTGAAAATCGGCTCCTCAACATTTACTGTTAACGGTACCGAAAAGACTCTTGATTCACCTCCTATTATTAAGAATGGAAGGACTCTTGTTCCGATAAGAGCAATAGTTGAAGAAATTGGCGGTTCTATCTCGTGGGATGGAAATGAAAAGAAAGTGACAATTGTTGTTAAGGACACAACAATTGAACTATGGATTGGCAAGCCTCAAGCGAAGGTAAATGGCGTTACAAAGTGGATTGATGATACAAATCACAAAGTAATGCCAGAAATTATTAGC